CGCCTACGCACTGAATGACTTCGCCACGGACGCATGCGCAAAAACAGCTACAGGTGCACGGGTAGCAGCTGTCTTGTGCAACAATGACTCGCGCAGTGCATCCCAGCACAATGAGTCACCTGAGGTTCAGGAACATTCTTATTATCTTTTTATTCACGACGCGCAGAGCGGCGTGCGAACATTTGGGAAAAGTGGTACTTACCTGTATACCCCGATGGTTTTAGAGTTCACTTTAAGCTTCGTTATCTCGGATTATAATTATTACTCAATATTAAAGCATTCTTACATATTGCCTTCACATGGCTTTGTCTAACAAAAAAGGTGCCCTCGATTTACGCTTTcatcttctttcgttcatttcaCAGCCAGTATCGGGACCACGACAGATTTGGCACCTTTAGAAGCATGTGTCTGACTATGGGtctgaagaacaaaaaaaaaaaaaaaagcacgcgagGCTTGCGTGGGTCAGCTGCCAGgtcgtaaaagatcacgtgctgcgtgaGACCATAAGGTAAACGGGCCCCATCACCGTAGTCCCTGCCTTAGGTAAAAAGCAATGTTccgcaccagtggcgtagccaagaggaggaggagggggaagtgTCGAACCTTCGCCGAAACTTTCAGACGAGTACCCTTGCCCTCGCATCTACCGTCGCAACAGGAAGAAGTGCCCCCAGAAATGTGGAAAGATGGGGTTGGAATTAAGATGGCGATGCATAGGCAGGATTCTCCATTAGGGGGACCAAATTTCACcatagccaccccccccccctttttccacCGTCGGTCGAGTCCGAAAAGAAGGAAGCTTCGCCATGaatgcaaaatgaaaatgaagagatgacatgcttctcgcaacggccTGCGATTGGTCCTCGGCTTTCCTGGGGTAAAGGTGGGGGGAAGTAAGCAGCTCTTCGAATGTAACACCAGGGGTTCTCGGTAGCCACGCATTATCGTTAAAAAGCATGCGTACAGCCATAACCCTGCGGCGTGAGCATTAAAGAATGGCGTGAAAGTTCCGAATGAGTACAGGTATGGAGCAGAATTGACGGCCCGGGCCTTCTCACGATTAGAAGGGgcagcaaattgggcgagttggttttgaaTCATCGTACTTTGAATAACGGCACGACTTGAATGCACGCACAAAAGAAGGAAGAGAGACACGACGTGGCACTGGTTCATAACTGAAACTTATTCACTTTCAGTGTCGAGGAGTTAGTAAagaacttgaaggacgcttgaccttggctttcaagagtagaacgcgatagcgtaatcgggccgcgttcacatcgccttctcaatcgctagcctgactTCGCTTCTCGGCGGACACCGTGAGCAAGGAaaggaatgtctgtgcgcgtCACATTGACCGTTTAAAACTATCATATAATGCCCGCTGCAAGTTGCAGTTGTGAATGGCCCACTACGGCCTAATTCTTCCTGCTGCGAATTGTCGAAGTACTCACCATTCGTCGTTAAATTAGGGCAACACGCACTTTGATTATGCTGTTGTTGATGGTTGATTAATTATGGCCGTGCGCTTTTTGATTGGTGGGCggcgggcctttaaaccaaccactcgttgcgccacTCATATGTTTTGGCGCCTGGTGCGATATACTACGTATCTGCCATgcaatatcacatgcgttaaggagtcTCCTATACATTATTATagggtctttcttttttttttccagaactggttcaagcactggcgtggcttggTGGTAGGACACCTCGATGACCCGCAAAAGTCCTGGGTTctattcccactcgaaccgaagatgtTTGTTATTTCTTTATGTGCATCaatttcgaattttcgctcacggacagcgccgctttttcgctcacagccaacgacgccgacgccgacaccggaatttctgcgaaacgagctctttaatgctatcgcgttaaattaatttttttttttttgttttgcgagGCAAGTGACCCCTTCCTGCGAACAGGGCGCCAAACAAGACTAAGGCGACCACTGTCTGAGTATGTTGTTAGCACTCAAGTGATGACAGGTGCATCACATGGTTACATTAAGGAAGTCATGACAAgtgtgaatttttttattatcCGTTTTCATACCGACTACCCATTTTCTGTTGGAAGGAAGATACTTTATAAGGATGTGTGCGATGTTATGTTGCTAATCATAATGTATATATGGCGCTTATAATGCAGGCCAGGGTCAGAATATATTCTTAAACGAGTTCAAAGAACGCAAGCAGCTACAATGGCGAAGTCTTTCTTTTTCAATCTGGACACAGGAACATGTCCGCAAGGACAAATGAGCGTGTATTGGTTTTTTTATGCCATGGGGTGCCCACTGTTCAATATGTAACTGGGTTATACGCACCCTTGTTTGCAGAATGCGAATATACCCGAACAACATGAATGCATTGTACCGGTGATAAGGAAAATAAATGTAAAGGAGAACACTTGCTATGCAGGGTTTATTCAAATATTTCGTGAGAGTTGAATAAAAGTTCTGTGTCGGACAGCGTGTGATGTCGACATCCAGCACTGCACCTGTCAGAAAAAACATCGGCTTTGCGAAATGGCGATTTTGCCAAACGAGCGTTTCGCTTCCACTTCCACGCAAAGTACGTATTTTAAAGGGGCTGTcaaccgtccttcatcgcttttcagttttgtactgcaatagaaagcgtaccgtctgaagtgtccaaccttgcggcggtttctctggaaagtcagtagaaaattttaaaacagaatttttctatctgcgttcggtcttcttccattggcgtgaaacgtgcccgcaacactggttggtggacgcgacgactattgtagtgccggtaaaaattaaaactgaaagcacatgtgatttctgtaggattactttattttcgctgaacactaatgtaatgaatgtaacagtcgttttcagagCGCTAGAGTTAAATGAATCCTTATTATaagattacagaacacttgttttgctctaatcgcagtctatgcgtttattttagcactgctgccgcaatccaagccaagccgattcatcaaaaagagacgataaacgcacgccttcacagcgcagcacatgtgagacatcctaacaacaagacagcggcacagtacgaccagcgcggagcgGAGGGCCGCAtgagcgcatgagttgaagcaggcGAAATCGaggacggcgccgcaagcagcgccaccgggtgcctttttggatgcgtgagaaaaaagaaagcaaaaaattactctctgacgcaaccgaaagctgcctcaagtgcgtaaaatacaacttcaagttatacatgtttgtttttaatcaAAATGAGCCTACCTGCGAAGGTTTCTTGTCCTATActagtagattgaccacatcgttgtcgggtgacgctagcggtcattctttcacgattttcaataTCAAATTATagatataattccttttttatggggcaaaagcatgctcgttgttgccgatgtgacgaacgatcttctcattttcctcACAATTAGAAAactttttccgagcggtagacagtccctttaaataaaTCATTTGTAAGACTCCACTCGTATACGCctcttctttctttgtgtcctgtgctgctgcgcagtttgctagaagaagAAAACATAAGTTAGTTTTCGCACGACGTTCCCTGCGGAACAACATGCTCGTATTCCTCTGCGTCGCCTCCGCCCACCACGATTTCGAGGCGCCGCACACCAGTACGCGGCCCGTTGCCACACGTGGGAATTCAGACCGTTGTCCAGCGGGTCAATCGTCTTGACACAGTTGTATTCCTGGACCGGCTGAAACCTGCCTTAGTATATATATGCTAACGTGGCTACTCCTGCCTTTGATTATCCACAATGTCTTGTCACGGCATTAATGCCCCCGGCAACGCAAGACCCGTCCTCGTCGCCTAAGCTAAGCATGTGCTTATGCCGACTCCCTGTCCGAAGCAGAAGACAGTGCGGTGGCGCCGCTGCGCTGACGAAGAAGAGGACGGCACGCGCACTGTGAGCGTTATCTGTTCTTGCCCAGCGTTCTAAGGCAATGCGCCGCTCTTTCCCCACCTCTACGACGGGTGCGCACGACGAGTAGAGGTGGACCGAAGCGTCGTACGAACCAACAAGCCATGCCACCGAAGAAGACAACTGCCCGGCGTCAGGCTTCATCTATCTACGCTGACGTTACAAGCCAGAATCGCACAAATGTGCTGGAAGCGGAAAGGGATGAAGAAGTGCCGTTGGGCGAAGGCCGTTTCCAGATGCAGGTCCTACTAGTGTCGATGCTTGCGGGGACTACGTTCCTGTTGCACCTGGTAAGCTTTCGACTCACGACGCGCATTATGGACCACTGGTGTCGACCGACAGAAGCTTTCGCCAATCTGAGCGTCGAAGAGTGGCGCCAAATGGCCACACCCATCGAAGAGGACGGCACCCGAAGTCGTTGCAGGCGTCGTGAACCACCCGACGGCGGCAGTGCAGCGTCTATAGTAAGCTGTGATGCCTGGGACTTTGACTACGCGCCTTACGGCAACAACATAGTGAGTGAGTGGCGGCTGGTGTGCGACCGGCGGTGGCTCATCGAACTGGCCGTGCTAACCTACATGACCGCATGCGTCATCGCACTCCCTGTGGCAGGAGTTGCCGCCGACCGCATTGGCCGCAAGATCGTCATGAACGTCTCGCTCGTTGCGCTGCTCGTGGCCGGATTCACCACGAGCCTCGCCAACTCGTACCTGCTCTTCGTGGCACTGCGCATAGTCGTGTCTGTGTCGAGCAACTCTCTGTGGCTCGTGCAGTACTCGGTCCTCTACGAGGTCTCGACGATAGCGCGCAGAGATTGCTACTGCTTCCTCTCCATGGCGGTGGCCTCGATCGCCATGCCCCTCGTGGTAGCCGGCATGTCGAGGCTGCGATTGGCCTGGGAAGGGGTCCACCTCTTTCTCATGGTGCCCACGACCATGCTAGCTGCTGCGTTCTACACAGTGGGCGACGAGTCGTGCACGTGGCTCGTAGCCACGATACAACCTCGGAAAGCCGAGCGTGTCGCCCTAAATGCCGCCCGCATGAACCACGCAGACACCGATTACTGCCGCGCTTGGTTCTCTTCCGAGGTGCGCAAGGCTGAGCGTCGAAGCAGCGAGCATCTCACCGAGCACAACGTCCTCACCATGTTCAATCCacagctgaggagacgcttcgtGCTGCTGTGCTACGTGTGGTCCTCATTGTCGTTCTCCTTCAACCAAGTGAATCTGAATGACATCTTCCCCGTCAAGAAGACAATCTCCTTGGCCGGCATCTTGGGAATGGTGCCAATGTATGCTGGGGCCTACGGTTTCATGTCGCGGTACGGTGCAAGGCGTTCTTGCACGGTGACTATGATCGTCTTCAGCTTCGTCGCAGTTGCCCTGACTGGTTTGTACGGCAGCGAAAAGCACACGTCCAACGCGGTGCTCGTCGTGATTCTCCGCATGCTGGCCAATCTGTTTGTAGTGCTTGCTTTCGTTGTGACCGTACAGTACTACCCGGTCAGGGTGCGCTGTACGGGCATTTGCGTGGGTTTCGCTCTGGGCAGACTGACCGGATCTCTGGGAGAGATTGTGTTTCGGCTGTTTCCCAAACACCGCCGAGATATC
Above is a window of Rhipicephalus sanguineus isolate Rsan-2018 chromosome 3, BIME_Rsan_1.4, whole genome shotgun sequence DNA encoding:
- the LOC119386102 gene encoding solute carrier family 22 member 7, with the translated sequence MPPKKTTARRQASSIYADVTSQNRTNVLEAERDEEVPLGEGRFQMQVLLVSMLAGTTFLLHLVSFRLTTRIMDHWCRPTEAFANLSVEEWRQMATPIEEDGTRSRCRRREPPDGGSAASIVSCDAWDFDYAPYGNNIVSEWRLVCDRRWLIELAVLTYMTACVIALPVAGVAADRIGRKIVMNVSLVALLVAGFTTSLANSYLLFVALRIVVSVSSNSLWLVQYSVLYEVSTIARRDCYCFLSMAVASIAMPLVVAGMSRLRLAWEGVHLFLMVPTTMLAAAFYTVGDESCTWLVATIQPRKAERVALNAARMNHADTDYCRAWFSSEVRKAERRSSEHLTEHNVLTMFNPQLRRRFVLLCYVWSSLSFSFNQVNLNDIFPVKKTISLAGILGMVPMYAGAYGFMSRYGARRSCTVTMIVFSFVAVALTGLYGSEKHTSNAVLVVILRMLANLFVVLAFVVTVQYYPVRVRCTGICVGFALGRLTGSLGEIVFRLFPKHRRDIMIAFVAIVMALCSMAVEYLPHRVPDITVLTGSARPPSRHGSTFAGDEFRRSLQGSLGPLPKGPVKARSSRERRSRSESLPEQFSLRASSISQSSVVPKR